A section of the Phacochoerus africanus isolate WHEZ1 chromosome 4, ROS_Pafr_v1, whole genome shotgun sequence genome encodes:
- the LOC125126453 gene encoding protocadherin gamma-B7 isoform X22, producing the protein MGGSCTQRRPASRRQVLLPFLLPLLYPALCEQIRYSIPEELAKGSVVGTLAKDLGLGVRDVSARKLRVSAEKLLFSVDAESGDLLVKDRIDREQICKERRRCELQLEAVVENPLNIFDIVVVIEDINDHAPQFHKNETHLEFIESVSPGTRTILESAKDPDISLNSLSKYQLSPNEYFSLVVKDDPDGSKYPELVLKTTLDRETQSAHHLVLTAVDGGDPPRSGTTQIRILVVDANDNPPVFTQDVYKVRLPEDVPPGTFVLKVSATDLDEGVNAEITYSFLGVGDTSKYEFSLDSATGNIITHQALDYEDVERYTIDVEAKDRGSLSTQCKVIIEVLDENDNSPEIIITSLSDQILEDSHPGMVVALFKTRDRDSRENGEVTCNLSGDVPFKIHSSSKKYYKLVTDGTLDREQIPEYNVTITATDRGKPPLSSSTTITLHIADVNDNAPVFQQASYEVHVAENNPPGASIAQVSARDPDLGPNGHVSYSIVAGDLEPRALASYVSVSAQSGVVFAQRAFDHEQLRALELTLQARDHGSPALRANVSLRVLVGDRNDNAPRVLYPALGPDGSALFDTVPRAAQPGYLVTKVVAVDADAGHNAWLSYHVLQASEPGLFSLGLRTGEVRTARALGERDAARQRLLVAVRDGGQPPLSATATLLLVFADSLQEALPDLGDAPPPSDPQAELQLYLVVALALISVLFLVAVILAVALRLRRSSSPSAGGCFGSALCCKSGPEIPPIYIEGTLPYAYNLCVPGNQTNPEFNFLTSAEHCPATQDILNKDSSAGLLASILTPSVEADKNIFKQSARDLVDT; encoded by the exons ATGGGAGGGAGCTGCACGCAGAGACGCCCGGCCAGCCGGCGCCAGGTACTGTTGCCCTTCCTGCTGCCTTTGTTATACCCCGCGCTCTGCGAGCAGATCCGCTACTCCATTCCCGAGGAGCTGGCCAAGGGCTCGGTGGTAGGGACCCTCGCCAAGGACCTAGGGCTCGGTGTTCGGGACGTGTCAGCTCGCAAGCTGCGAGTGAGCGCGGAGAAGCTGCTGTTCAGCGTAGACGCGGAGAGCGGGGACTTGCTTGTGAAGGACCGAATAGACCGTGAGCAGATATGCAAAGAGAGAAGAAGATGTGAATTGCAGCTGGAGGCCGTGGTGGaaaatcctttaaatatttttgatatcgTTGTGGTTATTGAAGATATTAACGACCATGCTCCTCAGTTccataaaaatgaaacacatttaGAATTTATTGAATCTGTTAGCCCGGGAACGCGAACCATTCTTGAGTCTGCAAAAGATCCTGATATTAGTCTGAATTCACTGAGCAAATACCAACTAAGTCCTAACGAGTATTTCTCGTTAGTAGTGAAAGACGATCCTGATGGTAGCAAATATCCAGAATTGGTACTGAAGACGACCCTGGACAGAGAAACACAGAGCGCTCACCACTTGGTGCTAACAGCTGTGGACGGTGGAGATCCGCCGCGAAGCGGCACCACTCAAATCCGCATCCTGGTGGTGGATGCCAACGATAACCCGCCCGTGTTCACCCAAGATGTGTACAAGGTCCGTCTTCCAGAAGACGTGCCCCCAGGCACCTTCGTGCTGAAGGTCAGCGCTACCGACCTAGACGAAGGTGTCAACGCAGAGATAACATACTCGTTCCTTGGTGTGGGTGATACTTCCAAGTACGAGTTCTCTCTGGATTCTGCTACAGGAAACATTATAACTCATCAAGCCTTGGATTATGAAGAtgtagaaagatataccatagaTGTGGAAGCAAAGGACCGAGGATCCCTCTCTACACAGTGTAAAGTCATTATAGAAGTTTTAGACGAGAATGACAACAGCCCAGAAATAATCATCACTTCTCTCTCTGATCAGATTTTGGAGGATTCCCACCCAGGAATGGTTGTTGCCCTCTTCAAAACACGGGACAGGGACTCCAGGGAAAATGGAGAAGTCACTTGTAATTTAAGTGGAGATGTTCCGTTTAAGATCCATTCTTCTTCTAAAAAATACTACAAGTTAGTAACAGATGGGACCCTGGACCGAGAGCAGATTCCGGAATACAATGTCACCATCACAGCCACCGACAGGGGCAAGCCGCCCCTCTCCTccagcaccaccatcaccctgcacATCGCAGACGTCAACGACAACGCTCCGGTTTTCCAGCAGGCCTCCTACGAGGTCCACGTGGCGGAGAACAACCCGCCCGGCGCCTCCATCGCGCAAGTGAGCGCTCGCGATCCCGACCTGGGGCCCAACGGCCACGTCTCCTACTCCATCGTGGCCGGCGACCTGGAGCCGCGCGCGCTGGCGTCCTACGTGTCCGTGAGCGCGCAGAGCGGCGTGGTGTTCGCGCAGCGCGCCTTCGACCACGAGCAGCTGCGCGCCCTGGAGCTGACGCTGCAGGCCCGCGACCACGGCTCGCCCGCGCTCCGCGCCAACGTGAGCCTGCGCGTGCTGGTGGGCGACCGCAACGACAACGCGCCCCGGGTGCTGTACCCGGCGCTGGGGCCCGACGGCTCGGCGCTCTTCGACACGGTGCCGCGCGCCGCGCAGCCCGGCTACCTGGTGACCAAGGTGGTGGCGGTGGACGCGGACGCGGGGCACAACGCGTGGCTGTCGTACCACGTGCTGCAGGCCAGCGAGCCGGGCCTCTTCAGCCTGGGGCTGCGCACGGGCGAGGTGCGCACGGCGCGGGCCTTGGGCGAGCGGGACGCGGCCCGCCAGCGCCTGCTGGTCGCGGTGCGCGACGGGGGCCAGCCGCCCCTGTCGGCCACCGCCACGCTGCTGCTGGTGTTCGCGGACAGCCTGCAGGAGGCGCTGCCGGACCTGGGGGACGCTCCTCCCCCTTCGGACCCCCAGGCGGAGCTGCAGTTGTACCTGGTGGTGGCCTTGGCGCTGATCTCGGTGCTCTTCCTGGTGGCGGTGATCCTGGCGGTCGCCCTGCGCCTGAGACGCTCTTCCAGCCCGAGTGCTGGAGGCTGCTTTGGATCTGCTCTCTGCTGTAAGTCTGGTCCTGAGATTCCTCCCATCTACATTGAGGGAACGCTGCCCTATGCCTATAATTTATGTGTGCCTGGGAATCAAACTAATCCAGAATTTAATTTTCTCACATCTGCTGAACATTGTCCAGCCACACAAGATATTCTCAACAAAGACAGCTCTGCAGGGCTATTGGCGAGCATTTTAACTCCTAGTGTGGAGGCAGataagaacatttttaaacag TCGGCCAGGGACCTCGTGGATACATAA